DNA from Neovison vison isolate M4711 chromosome 12, ASM_NN_V1, whole genome shotgun sequence:
TTTTTAAGGACTTAAATTGATCTAAATTTTAattgttcttccatttttttctttctactcagttgcaatgtaatattttaaatcattttcaagaaaagaTTTTCTCATATCCATGGTGTGAGGTAATTTATTGAACATTAGGTATTGTTCTAGGTGATGAAGCATGCAGCAAACTAAAAGACCCTGTTCTCATGAAGCATACCTTCCATCAGAATTGTCCTGTTTAATAGTATTAGTTCATGATTGGAGAAaagtatgaagaagaaaataaataccacCTATGTTAGAATGTTTGAGGTCCCATttttttcaagcattttttttccaagaaagatTGCAGCAATTTGCAGTCCCAATTACCAAGTAGTTTTATGTCACAAATACTTATTTAGAGTTTATTATGGGCCAGGTCCTGTTCCAAGTGATTTTATAAGATTAAGCCATGTAATTCTTATAGAAGCCCTaggtaataatagtacctacctcagatacagaattttaagttggtagatttttattttcaacattttaaagatatCATTCCATTATCTTCTGACTTATATTGTTGCAGAAAAGTCAGTCCTTCTTCTTACTGTAGTTTTCCTGAATGTAACTCCCCCCAACCCTTCCagctacttttaagatttttctctttatctttgttttatagcattttctaggtgtctaattttttttttgttgttacataAATTAACCCATTTATTATAGGCTAGCAATGTTTCGAACGAAGGCGCTTCTACTGGTCTTTCAACTCCTTCAGTCTTCTGATGGCAGACTTGACTGTGACAGCAGAAGTGGTGTTGTAGGTCCAGGTGCCACCAGCGACGGTTTTCATGCAGGAGCCACAATGCCAGATCCCCACAGCTCGTCTTTTCATCTTGGTTTTGCCACAGAAGGAGCAAGTGTACTTGGCGTGCTGGCTTATCTCAATCTTCTTCACCATCTTCCTGAGGGAGGCACCATAATGGGTCCCGTATTTGCCCACGATTCCGACCTTCTTGGTGCGTTTAGCCATGTCGCCTCAAACTAGGTCCGAGCCCCGagagctctaatttttttttaaagattttattttttatttcacagagagagatcacaagtaggcagagagacaggcagagagagaggaggaagcaggctccctgccgagcagagagcctgatgcggggctcgatcccaggaccccgagatcatgacctgagctgaaggcagaggcttaacccactgagccacccaggcacccctctaatttttttttaattgagttccTTCTTGGTGTTCTGGCAACAAGTGAGGGCTGGACACAAATTTGGGGTCATGTGCATATGGAACAGAGTATAAATAGATAACTTTATCAAGTGACGGCAAAAGACGAAACAAGAGAAGATATAGCATCCTGAGTAACCCTaagtataaagatgaaaaatgggTCAGAGAAAGAACAGTGACAGTagtaaaatagaaaccaagagtAGAGGTCACAATCATGAAGAGGACCTATCAAGGATAGTAGTGAGCAGTGGTAAATGGAATAGGCAAGAATAAAGACTGGAAATGGGTCACCAgatatagcaattttttttttttctcaagagaacacatttgttttgtttttagggcagaagtagaagtagaagccaaatttttatgtatttgcctTATATTGTTTCAGGTGCagactcatatttttattttatcttgaatgtatatttcaaaaagaataaaatttttctaaacataCTTTGGGAATTTCTagctaccatttttaaaaagtggttagcCAAATATTACTACTACAAACAAAGGACATGTCAACCACAGATATGGGTATATTTTCTATTCAGGTCAAGTGAAGTCTTGTTGATAGGTTCCCAGAGTTCTGGTAGAGCCAGGACACCCTCCCAACAAATAGAAGGATGATTTGGGAAGGACTGTATTGGCCAGTAAATTATATCCTTgacattttctctcccttcctggtGTCcacttgttttcattatcatacCTCCAAGGCTTCCGCCAATATCACCTAGGTTTTTTATCCTTTACTGTTTCCCAAGACCTGACAAGGCTGGTCCCATGCTCTCTAATTTTCTATCTCCTCTAATAGACTTTTGTCCTCATTCATCATTGCATTGCTTCTAGTAgggagaaatactgaaaataaatacctGGCAATaggaaaatcaagaaataagCTTAGCcatgtaatggaatactatgaggTTATTTTTAGACATACTTAATAATATGGAAAAAAGTCAATATACTAAGTGAAAAATATGTCTGATCTGCATTCTGGTTCATAAAATAAGGATATACTTGcagaaataatagaatatttGCAGCTGGATTTACCTGAAAATAACAAATGACCATGAGCAAAATGTCAAGTAGTTTGGGCTAGGGAGTCCCACATTAATCCAAAATAGACAATGATTTAAACAATATGTAGTACTGGGCTACCAAAGAGCTGTATATGAGTCACTCTTCATTTCTATGTTCTCTAAGTGGTTTATAGAGAATGTCATATCCCACTGCAAAGTTTGACTTCTccattagatttaaaaaaaaaaaaaaaaagcacactggCATCTTTCCTTAGTTTAGTAGCTCTTCCGACAAAGACAAAATGGAAGCCCATTGAGTTGGTGCTCATTACCATTTATGGGCTGTACTCTTAGTTGATGAATGTGGTTTCATCTTATGCCACTAAAATAAAACCTCTGGAACATCTGTTTTAATGTTGTTTTAGAATTTCTGATTGAAATTTAGATGGAAAACTGAAGATATATTCacgtttcatttaaaaaaaaaagctaacacaAAACATTTCCTTATTAAGAGGactataattaaattaatttgatAACAAGGCAACTAAGACAGCCAAAGCATTTCAAGTACAGAATTCAAGCTATTCAAATATTACTTGtgaaaaattacttatttaaaaaaagaacctgaaACATTGATTTTTCCTGTATATAGAGGGTTCGTGTCTCTATGAAGACACTATCATACTTCGTTTTCCTCTAATTCATATAGTGCTTTATGAATATATCCCATTGGCCGTTTAATATCCCTGAGGGTCAAGGAGAagaattttcttcatttaacaCATAGAAAATCTAGCACAAGGGATCGACTCAATTATTTTAGAAGATTGAAtaattcatttggaaaatggaaatagaaTGTAACTCACACTCTTTTCTCCTTTACATAAAAGTTATAGTTTTGGCTTGTTATATACATATAGGCACAAAACTGATCTCATAAGTCACCACATTATAATTATAACTACTAACAAAGGGCTCAACacagcctttttttttattagtgtcAAAATCCTGATATGTAGTCACCTATaaatatgcatatgcatacacatacataatcTACTAAATTCATACACATACACTCTGTATTATATTAgcaccattttatagatggagagaACAGAGGGCTTAAATACTGTTCCGGAATATAAAGCAAGTCTTAGCTGAAGAACAAATACAAGTCAAGTATTTCTTTCTCAATGCTATTGTGTGTGTGCAGTGTGCAGAGGAAACAATTTGTAAACAAGATCTTTGCTGTCTGGATGATATGTGATGAATGGTAGGATTCTTGATTGGCTAGACAGTATTTATTCTCTGCctgaatttaacaaaacaaagtaCAATCAGTAAGTTTCCCtcctttgaattaaaaaaaaaaacaactgggcAAGTTCAGGGGAATGCATGATTTTGTATTAGTCCATCTGTCtatctgtcattcattcattcattcattcattcaatgacaTGTCAACTCCTATTTTCTGCCAGGCCACTTATGGTACTTGATGATCAGGCCAGAGCTTATCATTATGCAGCTTACGTAGTGGGAAAGATGATTAAGGAATTTTAGTTAATTTCAGTGCAATATTACTGAACACAGTGATGATCCAACCCCAATGAATGTGATCTTAGGTTGCATTTAAGAACAGcatctagggggcgcctgggtggctcagtcagttacagaTTGgagtcttgatttctgctcaggtcatgatctcagaattgtgagatggagtcccgcaaCAGGCTCTAGGCTAGGCATGCTTGCCTCagattcttcctccctctctccctctgtcccaccctcctctctaaaacaaacaaacaaacaagcaaacaaacaaaaaacccagcatCTAGAATAATAGTGTATTTAATTCTAATCCGCACTATTTCGATTATAACCAGAGTTTGGATGTTCCATtctaaaaaccatatgataaactGGAACACATTTCATGAAGCTGAACATAAAGGTTAAAACACTAAAAACTGTGTCATATGTGCAATAGTTGAAAGAACTTAAGGGCAAGTTTAGGGAACAAATTACTTACAGAGGACATGATAGCTGTCAAACATCGAAAGGACTGACACATAAAAAGAATTACATctgttctttcttgttttaagAAACTAAATGATAATAAGTGGTTGAAAGCTGTGGATAGGTATAGTTCcgttttataaaagaaatcatattttaatCATCAGACATGCTAAAGATAGAGTAGTTTGCCTCAGGAGTTAGCAGATGTATCCAAGCAGAGGCTGAAAAACTACTTTGCTGGTACATTGCTGGAGATCCATAATTATCTGATGGACGGCTGACCCGGGTGACCTTATTATTCCTTCCAAACATGAAAGTCTATTAATCCATGAAGCAAATTAGAGTGTATCAGGACAACAATTTCTTTAGTGTTTCAAACCGTTTGATTCTATCCAAAGATATACTTTCTGAATGATCTCAGTGTTGCTGCTCAGAGAAAGAACTTAAATTTATTCTATGCTCTGGTTTACGCTATCTTGTTGCATTCTTTGCAACAAGATATCGGCAAGGTATCGCAAGGTATCGGCAAGGCCATGCTCCCCCTCAAGATGCTGGGGGAGGGTCTGTTTCAGGCCTCTCTCCTAGCTCCTAGTAGAGACTTGGCTGGTGACAGCATAGTTCCAATCTTCATGTGGTTTTCTCCTTGTATGTTTGTCTctgtttccaaatttccttttttttttaaataagattttatttatttgagagagtctgagtgtgtggggggagaggggggagggagagagaagaggaaggagagaatctcaagtagactccacactgagcatgagccccatgtagggctcagtcccatgaccctgagaccaggaccagAGGCAAgaccgagagtcagacacttgaaccaactgaaccacccagctgcccccagatttccctctctttttaagGACAGCAGTCATGTTGGATTATGGGCCCACCCCTCTTCAGTATGACCtcctcttaactaattacatctgcaataaccttatttccaaatatagtcataTTCCAAGGCACTGGGTTAGGACTTCGacatgtgaattttggagggacaaaaTTCAGCTCACAATGCTTACACAGCACCATCTTTATCAAACTAACTTCCTAAAGCTATGATTAGGGAAGCTCCAAAGAAGTTGACCATCAGGTAAGTCACCATTACAGCTAGGAGTCCCTTGATTGTGATGGCCCAGCCAGTGCAATAGCCATGGAACCAGGGCCAGCTGCATATTAGACACATCACTTACCTCCttacctcctcctccttttctctacaAGTTGCTATTACACACTTACATGACAATTGTTGTCAATGAAACACAATGATGTGTATCAACTTTGTAAATGTAAAGCACTTTGTAAAAGTCTGAGAAAGAGGCTAGAAGGAGCTTATCTAACTTTGCCTGGGttgtttaaaaatatcagtaagaAGAATGTGACTCAACAGAACCCAGATGAAAGATTAGTCACATGAAGGGCAGTCTAGTAAATGAAaacttatatatgcatatatatgcatatatatctcaGACTTGAAAGTAGTAAATCACTTTCCCTCCCCATATAAATGACAGCACTTTTATAAGAGTAAAATTCAAAAAATCAAATCTGGGCTAGCTAGCACACTTCTCTGACAATTTAGGATCAAAACAAACATTTAGTAAAAAGTCCAAGAAGCTGTGGAAGACTCAACCATTCCTATTGCCATCGCTAATGCATCCAgacttgaacattttttatttgtataactaATAAAGTCAACTACTGCCAACTGGAGAGCTGGCCTATCATGACCGTAAGCTCTACCTGACCACAGGCGCCCCTGGCTTGAGGTAGCACAGGAGTCTAGGCTCGGAAATCAGTCCTGGGCTCCACTTATAAGTACCCGACTTTGGACAACTTTTTAAGgttctgtctccttgtctgtcttaTAGAAACACTTATCAGCTGTCTCACCCACAATAACAACTGCTATGATACTGGTGAGCTGAAGCAAGGGAAGTAtataagaaataagaagaaattaaGTGGCTTATCAAGGTCACACTATGAGTGTCTATGAGTGAGTGTGGAGGGGACAGGGCTGAGTTTGAAATCAGCTCATTTGATTTTGAGCCCATTGTACTtttgcttatgtgtgtgtgtgtgtgttgtgtgtgatTCCTTTCTTAGAGCTGAAAAGTCTTAATACAGTTTTTAACTAGTGGCAAGGAGGCTATTTCAATGCAAGACTGAATCCACTATTCACTTCCACCCAGCCTGTCTAGGGCCTAACTTCCAATTTTCGACCAGTAGGCCTGACTGGAATTCAGCAACAGGGAGGACTTCTTTCCAGAGTCTGAGGTGGCGAAATCACCGCTCCCACAGCGGATCCAAATGGCCTTCAGGAACCATGAAGACATACTTGTTCTAAAGGAAGGCCTCACTGTCTGAGCTGCACACGTTCAGCTCTACATGAGCCGGAGCCCTGCAAGCTCATCTGACTGTAAAATCAATACACCGATGACTGACCTAACCCCACCCCAtccatcaaacaaacaaacaaaaagagaagactTTAGAGGCACACACGTGTAAAgacaaaagcagttctaaaggCAAAAATCTTTGCAGAAAGCACCGATTCCAGAGGAAAACATCTTGTCATTCATTAAACTATGTGGTCTCCAACGTTCCCTTTTAATTAGAAACATGATCCTTGGACTCTTCCAGTGGAATTGCTCTTTGATCGTCTCCTTTTTTGCCTGTGCAGGGCTCTGACCTTAGCTCAGGCCCAAATAACCTGCTGGCTCGACTTTTACAGCAGTCACCTAACTGGTCTGCCCGCTCACCCTGCTTTCCCTTGCAGAGTACTCTGTTCATCTTCTCTATATTAATCCACCTAGTGCTCCTAGTGCAGATTGCTTTTCCCACATTAGGTCCTATTAGTTTCTTGCATTTGCCACTGGAACATCCTCCCGTGATTTCGTTCCTGTTCCTCCCACTACTCGGAAATTAAATTCCCCTCATTAGTCCAATCTCATGTTTAAGATAAACACGCCAGTGCACACgatcatttccttttcaaaatgtgGACGGCAGCTGTTGTAAGTATCTCTCATTTTGGTAGTATTTATTCTCTAATTGGctcatgttttataattttgtttccaGAGTGATacccgccaaaaaaaaaaaaaaaaaaacaaaacccttttgtctttcttctcttgtgCAATCAGCTCCAGACCCGAGTTCTCAATAACGACCTCTGAAGAGCTGAAGATCAGACAAGTGCATTCCATCCTAGGAAAGTAACCATAATAAACCTTTTGGTAAAATCTTATTGTAGAAGTGTAaatgaagaatgaagaagaaaacgAGTGTGAAACTTGTTTAGCTACATGTCACATCCTGTCAAGAAAGGctacacagaaaaaagaacatgcTTTGACTCTTGGCCTCTGATAAGGCCTGTTTGTCCTGTTTCAATGGACTGAGTGGCAGGCTCAAGTCCCTGTGATACTGACATTTGGGCCCAAAACTTCCCCCTCTGGTCTGCAGCTGCTCAGTAATGAGTAGATGAGTGTGAACAGATGGCAGAAACCAGAGCATTCCGTGGAGTTCACCAAAAGTATCCAGAGTCTTCAAATTTCAATTTAGAGGAAGAAGCACAGGAAGAAGACTTCAGTTGCTTTCAAAGTGTGGTGGGTTGTTTGCCCCCaccactccccgcccccgccccccaggttGGGTTACTGCTTAACGCTCTTGCTCAGCCAGGAAATGCTAAGGTTCTAGCTCAGTAGGGAGGAAATACATTTGATGCTAAAACACAGATGTACTTGAAACAGTCTTTGTAAGTTCTTATATGAATAAGCAGAGTCTGATGGGTAATGTGCTGTGTTCCAGTTCTAAATTCAATGCAGTGGTGTGGAATCTACCTCCTTTGAGATCTGACAGACTTTTATCGCAAAGGATCTTAAGAAAGGCCCGCTGCAAGCTCCATTTCCTTCTAGCCAGGTGGACATCAGAAAAATTACCCATCTGtccatccttccctccatccatctAACCTCTCTCAGCCCAGTATCTGCAGTAATAGGATAGGAATTTTACTCAGGCCTACTCTTCAAacatggaaaaagagaaagagacagagagacagcaaaatcAAGGGAGCAAGCAGATCGAAGCCATGGTGCAAGCATCCGAGAGATTCAGGAAGTACCAGAGCCGAGTCCCCTCATCCTGGGCGAAGGGAGGAGAGCTTTATCTGTGATACTTACCCTACAGGAGACACCAGCTTTGCTGTCTCAGTGGTTCCCCCTTCTGGCTATCACTCAAGGGAGTTCTTCTACACAAGTGGTTGTACTTTGGCATGAATCACCacacctccccccagcccccacccccccagtaaCAGTGGGAATCCTGTATCTGAGAGAATGAGGTATATAGTATTAGCACGTGTCTACACTTAATTTCTGTCAGACATAGGCTTTCAAGCAGGGGGTGGAAGTGGGAATGAGGAGTTATGAGCTAGAGAGGAATTCTGATATCCTTCTCCAGCTGTAAAAATCAGGTGTTATGGTTAAATATACCCCATGATCCCGACCCAAATATGTTTCCCAAATTCCTTGGCCTGGCACACGAGGCTATTCAAAAATCAGATGAAATCTGACTTTTCTGCCTTCTTGCTTTTTCTCCTCCTACATTCACTTTTTACTGGGCCCAAAcaagctttgttttttaaacttcttttccttctcatggCACCCCCACTCCTCTTTTCTGCCTGTGCAGGCATTTTTGGCATTCCTTAAGCCTCCCCAGATGGCCCTCCTGTCCAGGGGGGGTTGAGAACTGCTGGCCTATCCAAGGCCCAAATCAGATCCTGCTTTATCCATGATACCTGTCTGGGTTCTTCCGGGATCCAGGCCGGTCTGCCAATCCCACCTCAGCCACACTTTAGGTCAATCCTCTGGCCTATGCTAAGGGATTTCCTGTCATTTCACATCATGGTTATTAGCGCTTTCACTGTTCTTTCCCTTCCTTAAATGTCTGTGTATCTTCATCCCCCAACTAGAGGTGGAAACAGAGTGGAATCCCGCTGTGACTTCCATTTAGTGAGGGGTCAGTAAGTATTTTTGATTGCCTGAAAGGGGTCAAAGGGACTGAAGCAGAGCCAAACACAATTTTATCCATGACATCCCGAGCTTAGTGGGAAAGACGCATACCCTGCAGGGTTGTGGGTATAGCTGTCAGGGTCTGCGTCCTTGTGTCAAGTGGAATACAAGCCAAGGTCTAGGAAATTTGGCACAGTTTCTCAATCAGTCTCAAATTGGATGAGGCAAGAATCTGTGTTAGGTAAATCTGGGTGTCACTTCTAGTATATACCTTAGTTGTTCTGAGTCCTGAACTTTGTAGGAACATTGCAACAATCTGAGAGAGTTCAAGTGAGGTATGAATGTCACTGTCTTCTGAGACTCAAAACCTGATGAAAGATAAGTGCTAGGTCCCACTGTAAACAAAGGTGACAATTGCCAGACCTTTTGGTGATTTGGACCCTGTTCTCCAGAAAAAAAGGCAGACAAACCAGTGGTGCAAGACCATTCTAATTGGATGAGGATGTGTTCTCGTGGAACACACTTGGAGCAGAGCCAAGTGTTAGAGAGTATATCTGAGGGAAGTACCTTTTAAGAAAGGGCATCTTTGTTATACTTCTACTTCTGGGAAATGTAATCATTAAAGACACAGTCTCTAGGCTCTCATCAGGACAGaagaaattgatttaaaaaaaatatcttttcataatGGGCAGCTGGTAGCCACaagtcagaaaaaataaaatacagtcttctttaaagacaaatgaaagtaaaaatcaatAATCTCTAGACCACGAATTCCCTGCTTATACCTTCCTTCGATGCTCAGCTACAGGACATAGTAGCTATATCCTAGAGAATGAGGCTTCTGAGAATGCCACTGGTCTCTGAGAGCCTTTCAAGCTCTAAGGATGCCTTTGTTCTTCCCTTTATGTGAAATTCTTTGAGTTTGGCCAGtaccatgatttcattcatatttaaaaGATCATCTGTAGCTTTTTCTCCATTTCACTGGTCTCTGTTTCTTCAGAGCCTGCCCTGCACTGACTGTTCTTTTGCTACATACTTACCAAAACAGCAAGAGCTCAAATATCACAtaggttctttctctcttttctccttccttccttcctaccttcctccctttctttcttctttctccttcctttcttcctccctccctctccctccctctttctttctttcccgttccccccttcctcccttccctccttccttccttccctccctcccttttcccatttaatcattcaacaaacactgtgAAATGGAAATTTTGTGCTTTCAGATTAGCAGAACAGAGTCAGAGAGCAAAGGTTTGTATAACATATCAGTACACTGAAAATTTCCAGGCCTGTTCTTTGCTGAGaccagagaaaataaacattttattcctGTTTGACAGATCTTTCTCTCTACAACCCCCAAAAATCTCTGCAATGATTCAGGTGTGGTAGGGACCTGATGAACAATTTTCCGAACACAATAAAATGCATGAACTTCTGCTACATGCCCACTCACAGGTACATGGGGTGATGTTTATAGActgaaaggaatgaatgaatacttCCAAATGAGAGGTTTCACTATATAACAATAATTCGATGGAAAGCCTCAAAGGTCTCCATGAAAGCAACAATGtaatatttaacaatattacAAAGAATCATCAGGTGATTCTGTCAAGAAAAATATACCTTGTCCAAGCCTGTGGCAGCTGTG
Protein-coding regions in this window:
- the LOC122892121 gene encoding 60S ribosomal protein L37a-like; translated protein: MAKRTKKVGIVGKYGTHYGASLRKMVKKIEISQHAKYTCSFCGKTKMKRRAVGIWHCGSCMKTVAGGTWTYNTTSAVTVKSAIRRLKELKDQ